The following are encoded together in the Clostridium sp. BJN0013 genome:
- a CDS encoding ABC transporter ATP-binding protein, which yields MEVLKIENVSKNINNKKIINNISLNVKEGEICGLLGPNGSGKTTIIKMIVGLLTPDSGNIYVCSNTIKKERKKYISNIGTIVETPEMYTYLSGIENLRQLARLDKNISDDDILKALEITGLKDRMYDKFKTYSLGMKQRLGLAQVIMGEKKLWVLDEPTNGLDANGIIEFRELLKNSAKKNNISILISSHILSEIEVLCNKIVFINNGEVKSIENIKNIDNDYETFQIETTESEKYNNIINKFDFIKEITINKNYVDITINKNCYYKLTKLLISNNLVFDKIIPKNKTLEKRYLEVIRNDSNNKK from the coding sequence ATGGAAGTATTAAAAATTGAAAACGTGTCTAAAAATATTAATAATAAAAAAATTATTAACAACATAAGTTTAAATGTAAAAGAAGGAGAAATTTGTGGACTACTTGGACCTAATGGATCTGGAAAAACAACCATAATAAAAATGATTGTTGGGCTTTTAACTCCAGATAGCGGAAACATATATGTTTGTAGTAACACTATAAAGAAAGAAAGGAAAAAGTATATTTCAAATATAGGTACTATTGTTGAAACTCCTGAAATGTATACTTATTTAAGTGGAATTGAAAATTTAAGACAGTTAGCAAGATTAGATAAAAATATTAGTGATGATGATATACTTAAAGCTCTAGAGATAACTGGTCTAAAGGATAGGATGTATGACAAATTTAAAACATATTCATTAGGTATGAAACAAAGATTAGGACTAGCTCAAGTAATAATGGGTGAAAAAAAGCTTTGGGTGTTAGATGAACCAACAAATGGTCTTGATGCAAATGGAATAATTGAATTTAGAGAACTCTTAAAAAATAGTGCCAAAAAAAATAATATTTCTATTCTTATATCATCACATATACTGAGTGAAATAGAAGTATTGTGTAATAAAATCGTATTTATAAATAATGGTGAGGTAAAATCAATTGAAAATATTAAAAATATTGACAACGATTATGAAACTTTCCAAATTGAAACTACTGAATCAGAAAAATATAATAACATAATAAATAAATTTGATTTTATAAAAGAAATTACAATTAATAAAAATTATGTAGATATTACCATTAATAAAAATTGTTATTACAAATTAACTAAATTACTTATAAGTAATAATCTTGTATTTGATAAAATTATACCTAAAAATAAAACCTTAGAAAAAAGATATTTGGAGGTTATTAGAAATGACTCAAATAATAAAAAATGA
- a CDS encoding transposase: MGSVGTVNPKTGDLSQQLSDKGNTENFKYFFYTVSKDYSNKKVIIIADNIKHHHFKSINKYLEKLKNIEFFYLPLYCSELNAVEHL, translated from the coding sequence TTGGGATCAGTTGGAACTGTTAACCCTAAAACTGGTGATTTATCACAACAGTTGAGTGACAAAGGAAATACCGAAAACTTCAAGTATTTTTTTTATACAGTATCTAAAGATTATTCCAATAAAAAAGTGATAATCATTGCTGACAATATAAAGCACCATCATTTTAAAAGTATAAACAAATACTTAGAAAAATTAAAGAACATTGAATTTTTCTACTTACCCCTATACTGCTCTGAACTAAATGCTGTAGAACATTTGTAA
- a CDS encoding IS3 family transposase, which translates to MTEAIYLEVLNKHEELQGKRRASISGMLRILGVSRSGYNSWLHRLPSSRQKRKKAVKEEIREIYDKLHQNYGAPKITKEIQKTGEKISERTVGKYMKELGIKAQYVKPYTVTTKDSDFSSKLENILNEKFNPSTPNAVWCTDITYLWTNTGFVYLTSIMDLYSRKIIAWTLAETLAVSCVIDTINKAKQNRKLLNPLIIHSDRGSQVRQEVA; encoded by the coding sequence ATGACAGAAGCAATCTATCTTGAAGTCTTGAATAAACATGAAGAACTTCAAGGGAAACGCCGGGCTTCTATCAGCGGAATGCTTCGTATATTAGGCGTTTCACGTTCAGGGTATAATTCATGGCTGCATCGCCTGCCATCCAGCAGGCAAAAGAGAAAGAAAGCTGTAAAAGAAGAAATTAGGGAAATTTATGATAAATTACATCAAAATTATGGTGCTCCTAAAATTACAAAAGAAATACAAAAAACTGGCGAAAAAATATCAGAACGCACCGTTGGAAAATACATGAAGGAGCTTGGTATTAAAGCTCAATATGTAAAGCCATATACCGTTACTACAAAAGATTCTGATTTCAGCAGTAAACTTGAAAACATCCTAAATGAGAAGTTTAACCCATCTACACCAAATGCAGTATGGTGTACAGACATCACATATCTTTGGACCAACACAGGTTTTGTATATCTTACAAGTATTATGGACTTATACTCTCGAAAAATTATAGCTTGGACTCTTGCAGAAACATTAGCTGTTTCCTGTGTTATTGACACAATTAATAAAGCTAAACAAAATAGGAAGTTGCTTAATCCCCTTATTATACATAGTGACAGAGGCAGTCAGGTGCGACAAGAAGTCGCGTAA
- the ltrA gene encoding group II intron reverse transcriptase/maturase gives MNFSNSTTDKTERLKDTKSLEFQWETIDWKQVEFDVNRLQTRIAKATKKGDNNKAKRLQYLLTHSFSAKAYAVRKVTTNKGKNTSGVDKKLWSTSASKMKAVLSLTDKNYKAKPLRRVYIEKKGKKQKRPLGIPTMYDRAMQTLYALALEPIAETKGDSISFGFRRGRSAKDACEQIFCVLARKCSPTWILEGDIKGCFDNINHEWLQNNIPMDKIIMKQFLKSGYIYEEKLFPTETGSPQGGAISSIYANMTLDGLEKVIQDKYHRNSKGKIENHYRAKTKVNLIRYADDFVITANSKEIAEELKTTVSQFLQSRGLTLSEEKTTITHIDKGFDFLGWTFKKYSGKLIVKPSKSSIKNIIRRCSTIILKEGKASTQSDLIRRLNQVIRGWTNYHKHVVASKAFSNINNTLYHLLQQWAKHRHPNKNKWWRLNKYWHEKGWKRWLFKTDEYSLINLRRIKIVRYPKLQIIKTPFLDKDYFDKRKIKLHTFVAA, from the coding sequence ATGAATTTTAGTAATTCAACGACGGATAAAACCGAGAGACTAAAAGACACGAAATCACTTGAATTTCAATGGGAAACAATTGACTGGAAACAAGTTGAATTCGATGTTAATAGACTACAAACCCGAATCGCTAAGGCAACAAAAAAAGGGGACAATAATAAAGCCAAAAGATTACAATACTTATTAACCCACTCTTTTTCAGCTAAGGCTTATGCTGTAAGAAAAGTAACAACAAATAAAGGGAAGAATACGTCTGGAGTAGACAAAAAACTATGGTCTACCTCTGCTTCGAAGATGAAAGCTGTGCTTTCACTTACTGACAAAAACTATAAAGCAAAACCTTTAAGACGAGTATACATCGAAAAGAAAGGTAAAAAACAGAAACGTCCATTAGGTATACCAACAATGTATGATAGAGCAATGCAAACATTATATGCACTAGCGCTTGAGCCAATCGCAGAAACAAAAGGTGATTCCATTTCCTTTGGATTCCGCCGTGGACGAAGTGCAAAAGATGCCTGTGAGCAGATATTTTGTGTATTAGCTAGAAAGTGTTCTCCGACATGGATACTTGAAGGCGATATTAAAGGTTGCTTTGATAACATTAACCATGAATGGTTACAAAACAATATACCAATGGATAAAATTATTATGAAGCAGTTCCTAAAATCGGGATATATATATGAAGAAAAGCTGTTCCCAACGGAAACAGGGTCGCCACAAGGCGGTGCAATCTCAAGTATATATGCAAATATGACATTAGATGGACTCGAAAAAGTGATTCAAGATAAATATCATAGAAATTCAAAAGGTAAAATAGAAAATCATTACAGAGCCAAAACTAAAGTGAACTTGATTCGGTATGCTGATGATTTTGTTATTACTGCAAACTCAAAAGAAATTGCTGAAGAACTTAAAACTACTGTTAGTCAATTCCTCCAATCAAGAGGTCTAACACTATCAGAAGAAAAGACTACAATCACACATATCGACAAAGGGTTTGACTTTCTTGGCTGGACATTTAAGAAATACAGTGGGAAATTAATAGTTAAACCTTCTAAAAGTTCTATTAAAAACATAATTAGGAGATGTTCCACAATAATCCTTAAGGAGGGGAAAGCTAGCACCCAATCTGACTTAATAAGAAGGCTTAATCAAGTCATAAGAGGTTGGACAAATTATCACAAACACGTGGTTGCTAGTAAAGCCTTTTCAAATATTAACAACACCCTTTATCACTTACTACAGCAATGGGCAAAACATAGACACCCAAATAAGAACAAATGGTGGAGACTAAATAAATACTGGCATGAAAAAGGTTGGAAAAGATGGCTTTTCAAGACGGACGAGTACAGTCTAATTAATTTGAGACGGATTAAAATCGTCAGATATCCAAAATTGCAGATCATAAAAACACCTTTCTTAGACAAGGACTATTTTGATAAAAGAAAGATAAAACTGCATACATTTGTTGCTGCCTGA
- a CDS encoding helix-turn-helix domain-containing protein, protein MEFLTPGQKIRNIRIKLNMNQQDLVSENITRPLISMIETGKRNLTYDTANTIMGKFNKKAKKLGIDLNIDIDYLLRHQYEDANIYCLQKLKNNNINNVISEVLQISDKFNLLEVKAIAYKAMGDLYFDNKSFIESFIKYINSIDVYKEIKKNEDIPYLYWKSGLCKTYLLQYKEALTYFNLSRYYSILYDNNKIRTISLYHIAECYIKLYDINSAKIHINNYLYEFNKYNKSKNSNYYINANILRANCDEIEERFDRAIVIYKSLISEIQNFESPLLGIIYNNLGLAYFYKNEFNKSIKYFDMAIELRTKLDKFNLSHTLIEKSNILLHEKLYTEAIKTLELGLKYAEMYNDIQYLVKGNYMLANVYNALNDNNNLEKIYLKIAVLLQNTDSLDIILIYNKLLNIYLDQNNFSQAKKYALLCQDLIRNNVNLLYCKGM, encoded by the coding sequence ATGGAATTTTTAACTCCTGGACAAAAAATTAGGAATATAAGAATAAAGCTAAATATGAATCAACAAGATTTGGTTTCAGAAAATATAACAAGACCACTTATAAGTATGATAGAAACTGGAAAAAGAAACTTAACATATGATACTGCCAATACCATAATGGGAAAATTTAATAAAAAAGCTAAAAAGTTAGGAATTGATTTGAACATAGATATAGACTATTTACTAAGGCATCAATATGAAGATGCTAATATATATTGTTTGCAAAAACTTAAAAACAATAATATAAATAATGTTATTAGCGAAGTTCTTCAGATATCAGATAAATTTAACTTGTTAGAAGTTAAAGCTATAGCATATAAAGCTATGGGGGATTTATACTTTGATAACAAAAGTTTTATAGAATCTTTTATTAAATACATTAACTCCATAGATGTTTATAAAGAAATAAAAAAAAATGAAGATATACCATATCTTTATTGGAAAAGTGGTCTTTGCAAAACTTATTTACTACAATATAAAGAAGCTTTAACTTATTTTAATCTTTCACGTTATTATTCAATACTTTATGATAATAACAAAATTAGAACAATTTCTTTATATCATATAGCTGAATGTTATATAAAGTTATATGATATAAATTCAGCTAAAATTCATATAAATAATTATTTATATGAATTTAATAAATATAACAAAAGTAAAAATTCAAATTATTACATTAATGCTAATATTTTAAGGGCTAACTGTGATGAAATTGAAGAAAGATTTGATAGAGCTATAGTTATATATAAGTCTTTGATTAGCGAAATTCAAAACTTTGAAAGTCCGTTATTAGGTATTATTTATAATAATTTAGGATTAGCTTACTTTTATAAAAATGAGTTTAACAAAAGTATTAAATATTTTGATATGGCTATAGAACTTAGGACTAAGCTAGATAAATTTAATTTATCACATACACTTATAGAAAAATCAAATATTTTATTACATGAAAAATTATATACTGAAGCTATTAAAACATTAGAATTAGGATTAAAATACGCTGAAATGTATAATGATATTCAATATTTAGTAAAAGGAAACTATATGCTTGCAAATGTATATAATGCTCTAAACGATAATAATAACTTAGAAAAGATATATTTAAAAATTGCTGTTTTACTACAAAATACCGATAGTTTAGATATTATTTTAATATATAATAAACTATTAAATATCTACTTGGATCAAAATAATTTCTCACAAGCTAAAAAGTATGCATTATTATGTCAGGATTTAATTAGAAATAATGTAAATTTACTATATTGTAAAGGCATGTAA
- a CDS encoding transposase, giving the protein MLSFHLTPGNVDNRETNTIQNLTKNLFGKLFGDRGYLSQKIFDILYPKGIQVITKIKKNMKNKLVPMEDKILLRKRAIIETINDHLKNICQIEHSNHRSFVNFMVNVVAGLAAYSFLPKKSSLKIDKRIALI; this is encoded by the coding sequence ATTCTTTCTTTTCATTTAACCCCTGGAAATGTAGATAATAGAGAAACCAATACTATTCAGAATCTAACGAAAAATTTGTTTGGAAAACTGTTTGGTGATAGAGGCTATCTCTCTCAAAAGATATTTGATATTTTGTATCCTAAAGGCATACAGGTAATAACAAAGATTAAGAAAAATATGAAAAACAAGCTTGTGCCGATGGAAGATAAAATTCTTTTAAGGAAGAGAGCCATTATTGAAACCATAAATGATCATCTGAAAAACATATGCCAGATAGAACACAGCAATCATAGAAGCTTTGTTAATTTTATGGTAAATGTTGTTGCAGGTTTAGCTGCATATAGCTTTCTTCCTAAGAAATCATCTTTAAAAATAGATAAACGCATTGCTTTAATATAA
- a CDS encoding radical SAM peptide maturase, CXXX-repeat target family yields the protein MNDKYKLGTQIKSWMDGQAYDITFIVTEDCNLRCKYCYEIHKNNKKSMPFSVAKKAVDYIIENSNIFKSQAVIWNFIGGEPLLEIDVIDKIADYIKMKTFKENHPWAYMYRFCISTNGILYNNDKVQQFLKKNPNKVSIGISIDGTKTKHDLQRVYKDGHGSYDDVVKNIPLWLSQFPNNAQTKVTIGSSDLKYVKDSIIHLWNLGIKDVPANVVFEDVWKDGDDLIFEEQLKQLADYIIDNKLWNYYNTSLFDESIGRPYNKEDLNRNNCGAGLMLSIDPYGNLYPCLRYSDFCMENNEGYTIGNINDGIDFDKVRPFIGVTTKTQSDNECIDCEIAKGCGWCQGFNYDSSEIPTNYKRAKFICKMHKARCRANDYYWDKLRETFAIERNHKLDKRNYLFFIMDDNCVEYCDYDSMKISRKMPVDIIKNGIKFCEDNFYMPIILHSKNNDNIMDINDFSYINRIEIYENNTTIRNNNCKKIQVIDEENIAFNLNSNSNIDICILNVSQFKLDTLHTLVEKAFKNYYRINLNLKIKSKDIDYKLYRGELEKVSDIILDYYRNGQPKEFNKLTDIILLDLMDNCNAGSHTFALAPNGKIYVCPKFYFDNKQSYIGDLENGVNIKEPNLFKLDSAPICKGCDMFNCNRCIYLNKKLTNEFNTPSSMQCKLSMIEKSIAVSLLNKINPNSYTLEHYNKLHDSNINDPIQKLFATKNINPYNIKAFL from the coding sequence ATGAATGATAAATATAAACTTGGCACACAAATAAAGAGTTGGATGGATGGACAAGCTTATGATATAACCTTTATAGTTACAGAAGATTGTAATCTTAGATGTAAATATTGTTATGAGATACATAAAAATAATAAGAAAAGTATGCCATTCTCTGTTGCAAAAAAAGCTGTAGATTATATTATAGAAAATTCAAATATATTTAAAAGTCAAGCTGTCATTTGGAATTTTATAGGTGGAGAACCATTATTAGAGATTGATGTAATTGATAAAATAGCAGATTATATTAAAATGAAAACTTTTAAGGAAAACCATCCTTGGGCTTATATGTATAGATTTTGTATATCAACTAATGGTATTTTATACAATAATGATAAAGTGCAGCAGTTCCTAAAAAAGAATCCTAATAAAGTTAGTATAGGAATTTCAATTGATGGTACTAAAACTAAACATGATCTACAGAGAGTATATAAAGATGGACATGGTTCATATGATGATGTTGTTAAAAATATACCTTTATGGTTAAGTCAATTCCCTAATAACGCACAAACAAAAGTAACTATAGGCAGTAGTGATTTAAAATATGTAAAAGATAGCATAATTCATTTATGGAATTTAGGTATAAAAGATGTTCCTGCTAACGTTGTATTTGAAGACGTTTGGAAGGACGGAGATGATTTGATTTTTGAGGAGCAACTAAAACAATTGGCTGATTACATAATAGATAATAAGTTATGGAATTATTATAATACTTCGTTATTCGATGAAAGTATTGGTCGTCCTTATAACAAAGAAGATCTAAATCGAAATAATTGTGGAGCAGGTCTAATGCTTTCTATAGATCCATATGGAAATTTATATCCTTGCTTAAGGTACTCTGACTTTTGCATGGAAAATAATGAAGGCTATACAATTGGGAATATAAACGATGGAATTGATTTTGATAAAGTAAGGCCTTTCATAGGAGTGACTACTAAGACACAAAGTGATAATGAATGTATAGATTGTGAAATTGCAAAAGGGTGTGGTTGGTGTCAAGGGTTTAATTATGATAGTTCGGAAATTCCTACAAACTATAAAAGAGCAAAATTTATATGTAAAATGCATAAAGCAAGATGTAGGGCTAATGATTATTATTGGGATAAATTAAGAGAAACATTCGCCATAGAACGAAATCATAAATTAGATAAAAGGAATTATTTATTTTTTATAATGGATGACAACTGTGTAGAATATTGTGATTATGATTCTATGAAAATTTCGAGAAAGATGCCAGTGGACATTATTAAAAATGGAATAAAATTTTGCGAGGATAATTTTTATATGCCAATAATTTTACATTCTAAGAATAATGATAATATCATGGATATAAATGATTTTTCATATATAAATAGAATTGAAATATATGAAAATAATACTACAATAAGAAATAACAATTGCAAAAAAATACAGGTAATTGATGAAGAAAATATTGCTTTTAATTTAAATTCTAATAGTAATATAGATATATGTATTTTAAATGTGTCCCAATTTAAATTAGATACTTTACATACTTTAGTTGAAAAGGCATTTAAGAATTATTATAGAATAAATTTAAATTTAAAAATAAAATCTAAGGATATTGATTACAAATTATATAGAGGTGAATTAGAAAAAGTATCAGATATTATTTTGGATTATTACAGGAATGGACAGCCTAAAGAGTTTAATAAATTAACAGATATTATTTTATTAGATTTAATGGATAATTGCAATGCTGGAAGTCATACTTTTGCATTGGCACCAAATGGAAAAATATATGTCTGTCCTAAATTTTATTTTGATAATAAGCAAAGTTATATAGGAGATTTAGAAAATGGCGTTAATATTAAAGAACCTAATTTGTTTAAATTAGATTCTGCACCTATATGTAAGGGATGTGATATGTTTAATTGCAATAGATGCATATATTTGAATAAAAAATTAACTAATGAATTTAATACACCTTCTTCAATGCAATGTAAACTATCTATGATTGAAAAATCTATTGCTGTAAGTCTATTGAATAAGATAAATCCAAACAGTTATACATTAGAACATTATAATAAACTTCACGATTCAAACATTAATGATCCTATTCAAAAACTTTTTGCTACTAAAAATATTAATCCGTACAATATAAAAGCATTTTTATAA
- a CDS encoding integrase core domain-containing protein produces MVLSYSKKAHPWDNACIESFHAIIKREWINRFRIKNYRHAYILVFEYIETFYNTIRIHSHCNYMSPNEFKKAYEKAAKFSESIAS; encoded by the coding sequence ATGGTACTTAGTTATTCTAAAAAAGCACATCCATGGGATAATGCATGTATTGAATCCTTCCATGCAATTATAAAACGTGAGTGGATAAATCGCTTTAGAATTAAAAATTATCGTCATGCATATATTCTTGTATTTGAATATATTGAAACATTTTATAATACCATAAGAATTCACAGCCATTGCAATTATATGTCACCAAACGAGTTTAAAAAAGCATATGAAAAGGCTGCAAAATTTAGTGAATCAATTGCAAGTTAA
- a CDS encoding transposase, protein MPFIDSTALDVCNNRRIYLHKVFKEIAKLGRSSTGWFYGFKLHLVVNDVREKFFLFI, encoded by the coding sequence ATTCCCTTTATAGATTCTACAGCATTAGATGTATGTAATAACAGGAGAATTTATTTGCATAAGGTTTTTAAAGAAATTGCGAAACTCGGCAGAAGTTCAACAGGATGGTTTTACGGATTTAAACTTCATCTTGTGGTTAATGATGTGAGAGAGAAATTCTTTCTTTTCATTTAA
- a CDS encoding transposase: MRKQHDKQFKEDSVRYYMDHKELGIRGCALNLDIGASTLSKWIRDSKSENGIEVRGSGNYSSDEQKEIVRLKRELRNTKDALDVLKKAIGILGK; encoded by the coding sequence ATGAGAAAACAACATGACAAACAGTTTAAAGAAGATTCCGTAAGATACTATATGGATCATAAAGAACTTGGAATAAGAGGTTGTGCCCTAAACCTTGATATAGGTGCCAGTACTTTATCAAAATGGATTAGGGATTCTAAAAGTGAAAATGGTATCGAAGTTCGTGGTTCTGGTAATTATTCCAGCGATGAACAAAAAGAGATTGTACGATTAAAGCGTGAACTTCGTAACACAAAGGATGCTCTTGATGTATTAAAAAAAGCCATAGGCATTTTGGGAAAATGA
- a CDS encoding ABC transporter ATP-binding protein — translation MFLYNLIISIKHSYMYSSKYKFQLLILYTIAIISDVITLLPLYLFGKSVDYVICKNLVYIKKIIIFMIIIFFVNSILSSIETYLSAKLNNKITYDIKTKLFNKIMSTTMSEYQKLKIGEYVSRIEGDASVICKFIINDLSDFIIYIIDIVVSLYFILKISLKLSLIAIMIIPINFLFMFFLGKSIDTNTRKGKKIADSYFAYLNEVLNSYKEIKCLNILQNVMNRYSSFLNESIKNTFIIKMITLIYNLVNQFIASISQWMILFYASILIIGNKLTVGSYVAFNSYLGKFVNSIYKFSDFHISMKTLKVSMERVEYINSLSYEQPVEKMDNILFKRGSIIINNINFKYDDSNNYLLNNFSLKIKPNSLYGIVGLNGCGKSTLLNLICRLYEVNNGNIIIDGYNINDISLNSLRNNIVYIQQDPFIFSGSIFENLAILNHNVKIEDVKKACETAHIDNYIESLPQKYLTRIGDGAMSLSGGQKQKLAIARAIISNRKIFLFDEITSGLDGESEEYILNTLNLLSKNKTIIVIAHRLTTLLQVHNIFVMSNGKLVGNGSHYELIQYCDEYKKLYGEHWNKYINRNVVLK, via the coding sequence ATGTTTTTATACAATTTAATTATTTCAATAAAACATAGCTACATGTATTCTAGTAAATATAAGTTTCAGTTGTTAATTTTATATACTATAGCTATTATATCTGATGTAATAACTTTATTACCACTATATTTATTTGGTAAAAGTGTAGATTATGTTATTTGTAAAAATCTAGTGTACATAAAAAAAATAATAATATTTATGATAATAATTTTTTTTGTAAATTCAATTTTAAGTTCAATTGAAACGTATCTTTCTGCTAAGTTAAATAATAAAATTACATATGATATAAAAACTAAATTGTTTAATAAAATTATGAGTACAACTATGTCTGAGTATCAAAAACTAAAAATTGGTGAATATGTTTCTAGGATTGAAGGAGATGCATCGGTTATTTGTAAATTTATTATAAATGATTTGTCAGATTTTATTATATATATTATAGATATAGTTGTTTCCTTATACTTTATACTAAAAATATCATTGAAATTATCATTAATAGCAATAATGATAATCCCAATTAATTTTCTATTCATGTTTTTTTTGGGAAAGAGTATCGATACTAATACACGAAAAGGCAAAAAAATTGCTGATTCATATTTTGCTTATTTAAACGAAGTATTAAATTCTTATAAGGAAATAAAGTGTTTGAATATTTTACAAAATGTTATGAATAGATATTCATCATTCTTAAATGAATCAATAAAAAATACATTTATTATTAAAATGATAACATTAATCTATAATCTTGTTAATCAGTTTATTGCATCAATTTCTCAATGGATGATACTTTTTTATGCATCTATCCTTATAATTGGTAATAAACTAACAGTTGGATCTTACGTTGCTTTTAACAGCTATTTAGGTAAATTTGTAAATTCAATTTATAAATTCTCAGATTTTCATATAAGTATGAAAACATTAAAAGTTTCTATGGAAAGAGTTGAATATATAAATTCTCTAAGCTATGAACAACCTGTTGAAAAAATGGATAATATATTATTTAAAAGAGGAAGCATTATTATAAACAATATAAATTTCAAATATGATGATAGTAATAATTATTTATTAAATAATTTTTCTTTAAAAATAAAGCCAAATTCTTTATATGGAATTGTTGGATTAAATGGATGTGGAAAAAGTACACTTTTAAACTTAATTTGCAGATTATATGAAGTAAACAATGGTAACATTATAATTGATGGGTACAACATTAACGATATATCATTAAACTCATTAAGAAATAATATAGTATATATTCAACAGGATCCATTTATTTTTAGTGGAAGTATATTTGAAAACTTAGCAATATTAAATCATAATGTAAAAATTGAAGATGTCAAAAAAGCATGTGAAACAGCACATATTGATAATTATATAGAAAGTTTACCACAAAAGTATTTAACCCGTATTGGTGACGGTGCAATGAGTTTATCTGGTGGTCAAAAACAAAAATTAGCAATTGCAAGAGCTATAATAAGTAATAGAAAAATCTTTTTATTTGATGAAATAACATCAGGCTTAGATGGTGAATCGGAAGAATATATATTAAATACATTAAATTTATTGTCAAAAAATAAAACTATAATTGTAATTGCACATAGGCTTACAACATTATTACAAGTTCATAATATATTTGTTATGAGTAATGGCAAGTTAGTTGGCAATGGAAGTCATTATGAATTAATTCAATATTGTGATGAGTATAAAAAATTATATGGAGAACATTGGAATAAATATATAAATAGAAATGTGGTGTTAAAATAA
- a CDS encoding CXXX repeat peptide modification system protein — MGKKLLVNITEEERNEIVIHFEKINSLKSLLITLTQSQLDIDENNWFYNKLRSDFSSATKSYDLWWTNILKKYDIAYDPSKLNVDFDKQGIYYDA; from the coding sequence ATGGGAAAGAAGCTGTTGGTAAATATTACAGAAGAAGAAAGAAATGAAATAGTAATACATTTTGAAAAGATTAATTCATTAAAATCATTATTAATTACATTAACTCAATCACAACTGGATATTGATGAAAATAATTGGTTTTATAATAAGTTAAGAAGTGACTTTTCAAGTGCAACAAAATCCTATGATTTATGGTGGACTAATATATTAAAAAAATATGATATAGCTTATGATCCTTCAAAATTAAATGTAGATTTTGATAAACAAGGTATCTATTATGATGCTTAA